The proteins below are encoded in one region of Sulfolobus sp. A20:
- a CDS encoding phosphate transport regulator yields MSGGIAEIAIEEQLQQISLKILDEVRTLYELLSNMANSNLNYMQVYAKINGIKNEVESNKYRLGEYIFKIREGLLDKDLYVEILNNLEKIGQNIDSASYRLSVLLSKNSNLDSIIYKLLVVMCEKIITSFTHFIEALRLLSVNPKNSLENAKNVVKIEQEVDDLYRSLELVLFEKNIDNFLHIMLLKDVADRLEDSEDLLKVSADDITYIAYERI; encoded by the coding sequence ATGAGTGGAGGAATTGCGGAAATAGCTATAGAGGAGCAGTTACAACAAATTTCACTAAAGATACTAGACGAGGTTAGGACACTGTATGAATTACTATCTAACATGGCAAATAGTAATTTAAATTATATGCAGGTTTATGCTAAAATAAATGGAATTAAGAATGAAGTTGAAAGTAATAAATATAGATTAGGTGAATATATATTCAAAATAAGGGAAGGTTTACTGGATAAGGACTTATATGTAGAAATATTAAATAATTTAGAAAAAATAGGGCAAAACATTGATTCAGCTAGTTATAGACTAAGCGTACTATTAAGTAAGAATAGTAATTTAGACTCTATAATTTATAAATTATTGGTTGTTATGTGTGAAAAAATAATAACTTCTTTCACTCACTTCATAGAAGCCTTAAGACTCTTATCAGTAAATCCTAAGAATTCTTTAGAGAATGCTAAAAACGTAGTAAAGATCGAACAAGAGGTAGATGATTTATATAGAAGTTTAGAGTTAGTACTATTTGAAAAAAACATAGATAATTTCTTGCACATAATGTTGTTGAAAGACGTTGCTGATAGACTTGAGGATAGTGAAGATTTGTTAAAAGTTTCGGCTGATGATATTACTTACATAGCATATGAGAGGATATAA
- the endA gene encoding tRNA-intron lyase translates to MIKGVLVGSRIIIPDIQEAKYIYSKGFYGKPIGISKPKSPNEINRPLELSLIEGVYLVKKSLMQVFDNNNEVLGYTRLYELGSKTIDKFEIIYRVYEDLRERGFIVRSGMKYGADFTVYTLGPGIEHAPFVVISVDANQDLSPHELLSFGRVSHSTRKRLVLGLVDRKSNSIRYIMFKWVKI, encoded by the coding sequence ATGATAAAAGGCGTGTTAGTGGGTTCAAGGATAATAATACCCGATATCCAAGAAGCTAAGTATATTTACTCTAAAGGCTTTTATGGAAAGCCAATTGGGATATCTAAACCAAAGAGCCCAAACGAAATTAATAGACCGTTGGAACTATCTTTAATAGAAGGGGTTTATTTGGTCAAGAAGAGTTTGATGCAAGTTTTTGACAACAATAATGAAGTTCTTGGCTATACAAGATTATATGAATTAGGATCAAAAACTATAGATAAATTCGAAATAATTTATAGAGTTTATGAAGATTTAAGAGAAAGGGGATTTATAGTTAGATCGGGAATGAAATACGGAGCTGACTTTACAGTGTATACGTTAGGACCAGGAATTGAACATGCTCCTTTCGTAGTTATATCAGTTGATGCTAACCAAGACTTAAGTCCTCATGAACTGCTAAGCTTTGGAAGAGTATCTCATAGTACTAGGAAGAGATTAGTATTAGGTCTGGTTGATAGAAAGAGTAATAGTATAAGATACATAATGTTTAAATGGGTCAAAATATAA
- a CDS encoding UbiX family flavin prenyltransferase, whose protein sequence is MVSRMVKETGTKDRERKAKRRIIVGISGASGTIYALRAVEVLNKLDFEVHVIVSKSSTKVAEKEMGVNLIEELRKYTNYIYGLSQIEAPPSSSSFSVTAKGMVIIPCSIKTLAQISHGIGSNLLVRTALNFIRTNKRLVLVLRETPLGVIELENALRLAKLGVIIMPASPGFYILPKTIDDFVNFVVGKALDALGIKHDIYKRWNG, encoded by the coding sequence ATGGTTAGCAGAATGGTTAAAGAAACAGGAACAAAGGACAGGGAAAGGAAAGCAAAGAGGAGGATTATTGTAGGTATCAGTGGAGCTAGCGGAACAATTTATGCGTTAAGAGCTGTTGAAGTTTTAAATAAATTAGACTTTGAAGTTCATGTAATAGTTTCTAAAAGCTCTACCAAAGTTGCTGAAAAAGAAATGGGAGTAAATTTAATTGAAGAATTAAGAAAATATACGAATTATATCTACGGATTATCACAGATAGAAGCTCCACCATCGAGCTCAAGTTTTTCTGTAACTGCTAAGGGAATGGTAATTATTCCTTGTAGTATAAAGACGTTGGCTCAGATATCCCACGGTATCGGTTCTAATTTGTTAGTGAGGACCGCGTTAAACTTTATCAGAACTAATAAGAGGTTAGTTTTAGTTCTCAGAGAAACACCACTAGGGGTTATAGAGCTAGAGAATGCATTAAGACTGGCAAAACTTGGGGTAATAATAATGCCAGCTTCACCTGGCTTTTACATTCTTCCAAAAACTATTGATGACTTTGTAAACTTTGTAGTAGGTAAAGCTCTTGACGCTTTAGGCATAAAACATGATATATACAAGAGATGGAATGGTTAA